The sequence CCCAAGGTCACGGTCTGAATAACCGGGGATTCACTCATCGTCATAGAAGCCATCGCGGTGTCCGATTTTTTCGACAATTAAAACTTCGGGCACGGCCGGTTGATCCTCCTGTGCCGGCTGGCCCGGTTGAACGTAAAACTGAAGGCGGTAGTCGCCGGTGCGAGCGCGGTATCGCCCCGCCAGCGGGCCCGACAGCGCTTTGACCCCGCTCACAGCGGGCCAGTTCCGCAATCGCTCCAGCACCTTTACGACACGCGCTTGGATTGGTTTGGGCAGCTTTGCCAACTGTTCGCGCGCCACCGGCGTCAACTGGACAATGGCCATGATCCAGTATCCGTTCGGCTTGATTCGGGTGTCAAGATCACGGCAACTCGCGCAGCCGCAGGTGCTTGAATTCCACCGGAGCGCCTTCCGACTCGAGGCAAAGATAACCGCTCGGCGGCTGGCAGCCGGTGCCGCCGGAAACCTCCTCGCCGTTGACCCACAACCGCACTTCGCCGTTGATCGCCCGCACGTAGTAGTGGTTCCACTGGCCGACGCCCTTCGTGAGCTGCTTGCGCGGAAAGCTGCGGTCGCCGTTGGGCGACTTCGGCTCGAAGGGCGTCATCTTGGCGCCGCCCGTGGGAAACACGTCGCCGTTGGTCGTGAACCAGTCGGGCTTCTTGCCGGTCCGCTTTTCGTATTGCTCGGCAAAGCCGTGATCGAGCACCTGCACTTCGATGCCGTGCGGCAGCTTGCCCGGCGGAAGTCCGCTGAGCGACTCTTCGCTTCCCCAAACAAACACACCCGAATTGCCGCCCGACTGCAGATGCCGCCACTCGACGACCAACTCGAAATTGGTGTAGGGCTTTTGACTGCGGACGACTCCCACGGGTTTGCCCGTGCAGTGGACCACGCCGTCCTTCCACGACCACGTTTCGGGGTCGCAGTTGACGTTCGTAAAATCGCTCTCGCCCAACTCCTTCCATCCCGGTCCCCTGCCGTCGATGCAGGCCCTGGGCAAAGCGGCCTCGTCGTCAGCCGGTGCCAGCGAAGCGTTCCCCAGCATTGCGACGACAAGGCAGACCGCGAGATGATGGCAGGCTGGCTTCATTGGCTCACTCACTCCCGAACTTGCTGGAAATAATTCACACCCTTCTTATTGGATGTGACCACATCGAGCAGGCCATCGCCGTTCACGTCGGCGATCTCGAACTGCGTGCCCACGCCGCTGTCGTGGTCGAACGGGTGGGGCGTCCAGGTGGGCTTGCCGCCGGGCCGCGAAAACTCGAACCAGTACATCACGGCCGGCGCGTCGGGGTCGACGTCGCCCTTGGGCCCGTGCGCCCACCAGCGCTTGCCGGTGACGAAGTCGGGCAGGCCGTCGCCGTTGATGTCGGCCATCGCCAAGGCGTGCGTCTGCGAAAAGCCGCGGTCGATCTCGTGCGTCTTGAAGCCGTCGGGCGTCTGCTCGTGCCACCAGATGCCCACCGCATGCGCGGCCGAACTGAGCACGTCGTTGTCGCCGTCGCCGTCAAAATCGTAGACGTGCATCTGCGCGCAGTTCTCGCCCAGCTTCGCCGGATGGAAGGCCCATTCTTCGGCCGCGGCGTCGGCCGGCGATTCCCACCAGCCGTCGATGACGAGCACGTCGTTGCGGCCGTCGCTATTGATGTCGCCGACGCCGAGTCCGTGCGTGAACTTGTTGGTGCAGGGCGCCGCGGCCGCCGAAATGGCGCGCACCGGCCACGGCCGATCGACCGGCCGGCCGCGATGGACGATGCCCATGCGTCGCAACGGCCCCTCAACGTCTTTGGGATCGGGCGAGAAGGCACACACCAGCTCGCGTCGGCCGTCGCCGTCGACGTCGAGATAGGTCGGGCTTTCGTTGTTCGTGACCGGCGTGACGACGTGTTTCTTCCAGGCGCCGCCGGCGGTCTGCGGGTTCTCGAACCACCACGTCTGCTGACCCGGAAAATCCACGACGATCAGATCGGTCCAGCCATCGCCGTTCAGGTCGTCGGCGAAGTTGCAAAAGCTGTGGCTATAGCCGTGCGGATCGTATTCCTCGGCCTTTTCGGCGATGGTCCGCATTTGCCAGTCGGGCGCGGCGTAATAGACGCTGCCGGCCGAAATGTCGGGCCGACCGTCGTGGTTGAAATCGCCGACCGACGTTCCCTCGCTGCGGAACTTGGCATCGAGCTGCGTGCGTTTGAAGCCGATCTTGGGCTTGGCGCCTTCGGCGGCAGCCGATGCGGCGAGGGCGAACAGAAGGAGAAGCGAGACCGCAAGGCAACGGGGGTGAATCATGGATATACCAATTTGGGGGAAATTGCAAATTGCAAATTGCAAATTGCAAATTTGCAATTGCCTGACGCCTTAAATTCTACCCTGCCGCCACCGGAGGCGATACTCCCAACGTCTGACACGTTTCCGTAAGCTGCCGCCAGGTGGTTTCATCGAGCTCGATGCCCTCGGCCAGTCGGCGCTGGCGGTTGAGGGCTTCGATTTCGCCCGGTATGAGGATCTTTCCGTCGGCGGTGACGGTTCGCGCCCCCTTGACGAACTCGATGTACGTTCGCACTTCGTTTTGAAAACCGTCGTTGTCGACAAACCGGGCCGGGTCGAGATAGATCGAGAGCATGCCGTTGGAGAGCCGCGTGACGCCGGGCCGGGTGCAGCCGCCGCCCGTGAGCGCGCCGCCGAGCACTTCGGCCAGCATGCCCAGGGCATAGCCTTTGTGCGCGCCGAAGGGAAGAATTGCCCCCGGCGGCGGACCATAGAACACGCGCGGGTCGTCGGTCGGATTTCCTTCGGGGTCGATGATCGATCCGGCGGGCACGCGGTCGCCGCGGTGCAGGGCCACGCGGATTTTTCCTTCGGCGATGGCGCTCGTTGAAATATCGACCACGAGCGGCCAGGTTCCGACCCTGGGCACGCCGGCCGCAATGGGGTTGGCCGACAGCCGCCGGTCGATGCCGCCAAAGGGCGCGACGAGGTTGCCGGCCCCGCTGGTATTGACGAAGTGCAAAGAAACGAGGTTGGCATCGGCGGCCAGCGTGGGCCAATCGCCGATGCGTCCCAGGTGGCCGCAGTTGCGCAGTGCGATCACCGAGACGCCGCGCGTCCGGGCCTTGTCGATGCCCCGTTTTACGGCGGCCTCGCCGATCGTTTGCCCGAAGCCGAAATTGCCGTCCAGCACGGCCAGCGTGTCGGTTTCCATGACCACGGTCGGCTTTTGGTTGGCCAGCACTTTTCCGTCCCGCAGCCAGGCCACATAGCTGGCCACGCGGATGACGCCGTGCGAGTCGTGTCCGACGAGATTGGACTCGACGAGATAATGGGCGATGCGTTCCTCTTCCGGCGGACGGCAGCCGGCGGCGGCAAAGACTTCGCGAACGGTCTGTTTCAGGCGATCGGCGGGAATGCGTGGCATGGCAGGTAGGTTGTAGACGGCAGACGGGAGACGGACCGACAAGAGCAATGTAGCCGACTTCTCGACCATGATCGAGTGCTCGGCGGGGCAAAGCAGCCCCCTTTTGCCCACGCGTGGATAAAATCGGGGACGCCATGCTTGGTGGTTCGCGCTGCCACTTGGCGATTGTATGCTTGATTCGAGACTCAGATCTCGGAATTGCCGTCATAATGATTGCCGACCATTTTGTGCGAGGTGTGTCGTTCCGCCGAGTTGGGGCTTGCTGCGCCGCGCTCGTCTGTGTGGCAACGGGCCTGACTGCCAGTTGGTGGTTGTCGTCGGACCGTCCGCCTCCACGAAACGAAGATTCGGCACCCTCAGTTCCGTCAATTGACGGTTTGCCGAAAACCGTGACGAACGGTGGATATGTCTCGTCCTCCGCCTGCCGATCTTGTCATCCGCGGCAGCATGCCAGTTGGCAGCGGACGTTCCATCGACGGATGACGCAGCCCGCCTACGTCGACGCCGTGTTGGCGCCGTTCAAGGGCGAAGAGGTTTCTGTGGGCGATTGGACGTTGCGAATGACGCGGCGCGGCGACCAGTTTTGGGTTGAACGGCGGTCAGGTTCCCCGGCAACGGATGAGACTGGGCCGACGGACGAGACTGGGCCGACGGAAACGCGCCGCATCGTCATGACCACGGGTTCTCATCACATGCAGGGCTACTGGGTGCGCCGAGACGGAAGCAATATCCTCGATCAATTCCCGTTGATGTGGCTGCTGGAAGAGGACGGTCGCGGCCGCTGGGTGCCACGTATCGACTGCTTCTTGACCCCTCCCGGCAGCCCGTCCGGCGCGCCCCTCGGTCCGACGCCCTGGAACACGACCTGGAACATGAATTGTGTCGCTTGTCACAGCGTCAATGGCGTGCCTGGAGTCGTACCGCGGGCCGAGGTCGCCGAGGATCAAATTGCCCAGACCGCCGATACGACGGTTGCCGAATTGGGCATCGCCTGTGAAGCGTGTCACGGTCCGGGACAAGCCCATATCGCAGCGTACAAAAACGTATCGGGCACGCGGCCCGCTGCCGCGAACAGGCCGGTTGATGCCGCGATCGTCAATCCCAAACTCCTGAAGCCCGAACGCTCCGCTCAGGTATGCGGCCAATGCCACGGGATCTTTCAGTACGCCGACACGCAATTCTTTGCAGATTGGTTCCAATTTGGCCGCGATTATCGACCTGGCGGCGATTTAAGCGAGAAGCTGATCACGGACTCGCCTTCTTACCTTCCACGCGCGGAATTGAAGTCGATCTTGCACCATCGGCCGGCGTTTGACCAATCGACCTCCTGGCCCGATCGCATGGTGCGCGTCGCTCGCGAGTACAACGGGCTGGTGGAATCGGCCTGCTATCAGCGAGGCGGCATGACGTGCCTGGATTGCCACTCGATGCACGACAGCGACCCCAACGACCAGTTGGCCGCCGGAATGGACACCAACGAAGCCTGCTACCGCTGCCATTCGTCGTACCGCCGACAGAGCGAGACGCACAGTCATCACCCGGCCAATTCGACCGGCAGCATATGCTACAACTGTCACATGCCGCACACCACGTATACCTTATTGAAGGGCATCCGCAGCCACCAGATCAGCAGCCCGAATATGGCTGCGACACTGGCTACCGGCCGGCCGAACGCCTGCAACCTTTGTCATCTCGACCAGACGCTGGCATGGAGCGCGGAGAAGCTTTCCCAGTGGTATGGTCAGAAACCGGTTCAACTCGATGAGGACCAGCAGGGCATTTCGGCTGCCGTTTTGTGGATGTTGCGGGGCGATGCCGTTCAGCGGGCGCTCGTGGCCTGGTCGTGCGGGTGGCCAGCGGCGCGTGAGGCTTCCGGCGAGGACTGGCTGCCGCCATATTTGGCGTGGCTGTTGGAGGATCCCTACTCGGCGGTCCGGCTGATCGCCGACCGTTCGTTGAAAAAGCTGGGCTATGATCTCGACTACGACTTTTTGGCGCCGGCGGACATGCGCGGCGCCGCGCGGCGCGAGGCGCTCGAGCGCTGGCGACGGCGCGTGGCCGACTCCCATCACGGTTTTCCATCTCACGTGCTCCTGGACCAGGAGCGACGTTTGCGAGACGACGAGGTCGAGCGGCTCATTCGCACGCGCGACGACCGCCCGCTGTCGATCACCGAGTAGCGGTCTGGCTGTCGCCACCGCATCCGATCAAGTAAAGTTAAGATCTATCCAGCGCAGCGAACGGTTGGCAAAATACAACCGGCTGCTGGCGATCGAAGAGGAATTGCAAGTCTCAAAGTAACGTTCGCACAAAAAGGAGTGGTTTACCATGTTGGCCGAACGCGCACGGATCGTTTGGCGAGAAGTCGCCGTCCTCGTTTCAGCCGTTGTTCTCACGTCGGTCCCGCGGCCTCTCTTGGCGGAGGAGTCGGCGAAAAGACCGTATCTGGCCTTGAACGCAAGACTGACGGAGCGGTTCCAGGTACACATCGCTCCAGCCTACCGGCCAATCCACGTCAAGGAGGAAACATGGTCGTTCAAAGCGGCGCCGGTCAACGCGGACGACCTCGATGATTACGTGCCCATTTTGTCCGAGGAGTTCTTTCTCTATCCGGTGGAATTCATCAATGCCGTCAACCTCAGGCGAATCGTGCTCTGCACTCGGCTTATGAACGGCGATACGGAGGCGGGTGGACTTGCCGACTTAACCAACCGCACAATCTACTTGAATGTGTCGGTCTCGAATGACGGATACCTGCGAGGTGCGTTCCACCACGAATTGTTTCACTTGGCTGACGACGCGCAGGGGAGACGGAACTTTGACGATGAAGAGTGGTCGTCGCACAATCCGCCGGGATTTGATTACAGGGGCGGACCATGGTCGATGCTCGCCAACAGCCTTTCCGATACAGCGGTGCCCGGCTTTGTTAGCGAATATGCGCTCACCGCCGTTCACGAAGACAAGGCCGAACTGTTCTCGCGGCTGATGGTGTTGGGAGGAGAATTAGAGGAATGCGCTGCAAGTGACTCGTTCTTGAGAGGCAAAATCGAAACGATGAAATGCCGTCTTTATGGCTTCTGCCCAAAAATCGACGAAGGCTTTTGGGAGTCGGCAAAACGGCAGGGGTTGCCGGATCGCATTGCCATTGCGGCTGGCCGAGACTGAGTAATCGGCCATGCCGCAGAGAAGGCCGATGAAATCATCCGGGCTAGCGGCCATCGGGCGTCAGCAAGTGACTTTGTTTGAGCCAATCGGCGGCGCGCTGCGGCCAGGTGTTGACGTTTTGGCCGGTGTCGCGCATGCCGTAGCCGTGGCCGCCGGTGGCGTACAAGTGCAACTCGGCCGGCACGCCCGCCTTCCGCAACTCGGTCGCAATGTGCAGGCTGCTGAAGACGGTCACCGGATCATCCCAGGCGTGGACCAAAAACGTCGGCGGGGCGTTCTTGCCGATCGTGACGTCTTCCCGCATCTTCGTCGGCTCTCCCTTCTTCTCGAAGTACGCCGGATAAATCAGCAGTGCGAAGTCGGGCCGAAACGATACCTGATCGATCTCGTCGATCGGCGGGTACTGGCGATCGGCCAGGTAGGAGGTCAAACCGGCCGTCTCGCCGCCGGCCGAAAAACCCAGGATGCCGATCCGCCGCGGATCCAGTTCCCATTCCTTCGCCTTGGAGCGGACCAGACTGACCGCCCGCTGCGCGTCTTGCACGGCGGCCAACCAGCGCTTTCCGTCCGGAGTGCGGGTGGGAACGCGATACTTCAACACGATGCCCGTCACGCCCAGCGTGGTCAACCATTCGGCGGCTTCGGTTCCTTCGTGGTTCAGCGCGAGAATGTGATGCCCTCCTCCGGGACATATGATCACGGCCGTGCCGGTGTCTTTGTCTTTCGCGGGGCGGTACAACGACACGGTCGGAATCGAGACGTTCGTCAGCCGAATGATCGGCTTCCCGCCCGGATCTTTCTGGCCGGGCTGGGTGGTGTCCTGTTCCGGCGGCAGTTCCTTGGTTTCTCCCGGCGGTTTGCCCGGCCAGATCGGCTGCACCAGGGAAGGTTTCGTTTCTTCGGCCTGAAGCGATCTCATCGGGGACGAAGCGACGAACGCAAATAAGAACGCGGACCAACTGGCAAGCAGTTTCGCCAGCGGCATGGCAACTCGGTTTGGCAGTACAGGCATGGTTTTGGTTCCAAGGTTCAACTTTAAGACAATACCCTGAACTGGCGCCGCTGGAAAGCCGCGGGGCGATGTGCGAAGATAATCGGCAACAGCCCAGTCGCGCCATGCACGCCCCTAACCTCCCCTTCGATGAGCGACATCCTCGACCTCGTC is a genomic window of Pirellulales bacterium containing:
- a CDS encoding type II toxin-antitoxin system RelE/ParE family toxin; this translates as MAIVQLTPVAREQLAKLPKPIQARVVKVLERLRNWPAVSGVKALSGPLAGRYRARTGDYRLQFYVQPGQPAQEDQPAVPEVLIVEKIGHRDGFYDDE
- a CDS encoding DUF1080 domain-containing protein; its protein translation is MKPACHHLAVCLVVAMLGNASLAPADDEAALPRACIDGRGPGWKELGESDFTNVNCDPETWSWKDGVVHCTGKPVGVVRSQKPYTNFELVVEWRHLQSGGNSGVFVWGSEESLSGLPPGKLPHGIEVQVLDHGFAEQYEKRTGKKPDWFTTNGDVFPTGGAKMTPFEPKSPNGDRSFPRKQLTKGVGQWNHYYVRAINGEVRLWVNGEEVSGGTGCQPPSGYLCLESEGAPVEFKHLRLRELP
- a CDS encoding VCBS repeat-containing protein, encoding MIHPRCLAVSLLLLFALAASAAAEGAKPKIGFKRTQLDAKFRSEGTSVGDFNHDGRPDISAGSVYYAAPDWQMRTIAEKAEEYDPHGYSHSFCNFADDLNGDGWTDLIVVDFPGQQTWWFENPQTAGGAWKKHVVTPVTNNESPTYLDVDGDGRRELVCAFSPDPKDVEGPLRRMGIVHRGRPVDRPWPVRAISAAAAPCTNKFTHGLGVGDINSDGRNDVLVIDGWWESPADAAAEEWAFHPAKLGENCAQMHVYDFDGDGDNDVLSSAAHAVGIWWHEQTPDGFKTHEIDRGFSQTHALAMADINGDGLPDFVTGKRWWAHGPKGDVDPDAPAVMYWFEFSRPGGKPTWTPHPFDHDSGVGTQFEIADVNGDGLLDVVTSNKKGVNYFQQVRE
- a CDS encoding malate/lactate/ureidoglycolate dehydrogenase encodes the protein MPRIPADRLKQTVREVFAAAGCRPPEEERIAHYLVESNLVGHDSHGVIRVASYVAWLRDGKVLANQKPTVVMETDTLAVLDGNFGFGQTIGEAAVKRGIDKARTRGVSVIALRNCGHLGRIGDWPTLAADANLVSLHFVNTSGAGNLVAPFGGIDRRLSANPIAAGVPRVGTWPLVVDISTSAIAEGKIRVALHRGDRVPAGSIIDPEGNPTDDPRVFYGPPPGAILPFGAHKGYALGMLAEVLGGALTGGGCTRPGVTRLSNGMLSIYLDPARFVDNDGFQNEVRTYIEFVKGARTVTADGKILIPGEIEALNRQRRLAEGIELDETTWRQLTETCQTLGVSPPVAAG
- a CDS encoding cytochrome c3 family protein, with protein sequence MTQPAYVDAVLAPFKGEEVSVGDWTLRMTRRGDQFWVERRSGSPATDETGPTDETGPTETRRIVMTTGSHHMQGYWVRRDGSNILDQFPLMWLLEEDGRGRWVPRIDCFLTPPGSPSGAPLGPTPWNTTWNMNCVACHSVNGVPGVVPRAEVAEDQIAQTADTTVAELGIACEACHGPGQAHIAAYKNVSGTRPAAANRPVDAAIVNPKLLKPERSAQVCGQCHGIFQYADTQFFADWFQFGRDYRPGGDLSEKLITDSPSYLPRAELKSILHHRPAFDQSTSWPDRMVRVAREYNGLVESACYQRGGMTCLDCHSMHDSDPNDQLAAGMDTNEACYRCHSSYRRQSETHSHHPANSTGSICYNCHMPHTTYTLLKGIRSHQISSPNMAATLATGRPNACNLCHLDQTLAWSAEKLSQWYGQKPVQLDEDQQGISAAVLWMLRGDAVQRALVAWSCGWPAAREASGEDWLPPYLAWLLEDPYSAVRLIADRSLKKLGYDLDYDFLAPADMRGAARREALERWRRRVADSHHGFPSHVLLDQERRLRDDEVERLIRTRDDRPLSITE
- a CDS encoding alpha/beta hydrolase, with product MPVLPNRVAMPLAKLLASWSAFLFAFVASSPMRSLQAEETKPSLVQPIWPGKPPGETKELPPEQDTTQPGQKDPGGKPIIRLTNVSIPTVSLYRPAKDKDTGTAVIICPGGGHHILALNHEGTEAAEWLTTLGVTGIVLKYRVPTRTPDGKRWLAAVQDAQRAVSLVRSKAKEWELDPRRIGILGFSAGGETAGLTSYLADRQYPPIDEIDQVSFRPDFALLIYPAYFEKKGEPTKMREDVTIGKNAPPTFLVHAWDDPVTVFSSLHIATELRKAGVPAELHLYATGGHGYGMRDTGQNVNTWPQRAADWLKQSHLLTPDGR